In Oncorhynchus mykiss isolate Arlee chromosome 19, USDA_OmykA_1.1, whole genome shotgun sequence, the sequence AACAATGCAGTGACCCAAAATTCATTGCCTTCCTCCcttcgacacacacacactaagtgcAGGGGCAGCTCATGCCTCTCAGACTCTGCCATGCAGGCCTAACAACACGAGGGAACGCATTCAAAATGTCAGCAGTAAATGTCAATTAAAAATTACAAGGGTGCTGGGAAAGGTGGGGTCTGAAGAAACTGACATGTTTTTTGACACGGCAGCGTTTATCTGACCAGGCTGTTGGCTGACATGATGGGATCTACACTGTCAGTTCCTTAACGCACCCCGACAAGGCCACTGCACTGAATACCAATGAAGACAGGAATGGACAGATATCTTAGGTTCTTAGGCTTAGAGATGCCATCTTCCAATCAGTTTATCTGTTTTGTATTCCATAACTCTAGTTTAATACCAAGAGCTTCTGTTGAAGCAGGTAGACGttccacaaccggccgtgattgggagtcccatagggcgacgcacaattggcccagggtttggccggggtaggccgtcattgtaaataagaatttgttcttaactgacttgcctagttaaataaaggttaaataaaaaataaaaagatgggTAAGTACTATTGTCCTCTCAATATAACAACAACAGACTACATGTACTTTGGGCTGGGCACAGAGGCGAAGTCTCAGTCGTCTGCTGTTATTGCTGCCGTGTCGTGCTGCCTGTGGTACTAATCATAGGACCTAATAGGAATAAAAGACCCGTCTCTCAAACTTTGACTCGTATATCATGTCAGATTTGATCGACTGAGACAGTTTTCATTCAACTGTTTTCTCATTAAAACGCCATTCATCCCCTCATGGTCTCGGAATGTTCTGGAACCCAGGCCAAAACTTTTTTTTCTGGTCAACAACTTTCTTAAAGGGGCTTTAATGAGGCCCACTAAAAATGGCAGCCATCAAAGATGGTCCTTCGAGTGTCACACTCCAGTGACATTGGGTTCTTGGGGTCGCCAACATTATCAAATGCCACAGAGCTCAGAACATTTCTATCCCCCCTGCCTTTGGGAAGCATGCCATTTCCAAATAAAACTATATTAGACTGAGAAAATAAAACACATTGTTGATTATGACCTTGGCATCCTGCTGGTCGCTTTCATTTCACTGCTCAGTATATTGTTGAATCATCCTCCCTGGAAGGCAGATGTTTGGTTAGATGGCATCTGTTAAGTCAATCAGGAAGTCATTTGTCTATACACATGCTTAACGCTCTCCTGCTGTAAAACTATTCCACCTCAGTTTCCTAATTTACCTTTTAATATAAATATCGGTAATATCATCAAAAGAATCCAAGTAGTTATATTTGTGACATACGAGACTGACAAATTGCTGTCAATTATAACTGTCATTATCACACTGCTGGAAAACAGATTAAATCATATTACTTCGCCATAATGACCTTTTAGACAAAGTGACAACTATCAGTTAACCAAACAAATtaaggctgttctctctgctgcagcCTCTCCACACAGCCTGGCTCTGCCTGGTCTCTGGACACAGCATGGGGTGGCTGGAACCTTCCGGCACTGGCcgccatatcactgtgtgtcagCGGGCCGTCACAGCTGAGTGGGGCCAGGGTTGGGGCTGTAGTGGCCAAGTTGTGAGGAGGGGGGTAGGAGCGCTGGGTGTGACCTTTCAGGCTTGGTGCATTTGGAAGCCATGGTCGAGGCAAGGAGAGATAGGCCACGCGCGAGCGCTTTCCCCCCTCAATTATATTCCGCCATGCCCTGACACAAAACACACTTGGGTTGTTGTGTCGGTCACTTGGTTACTAAACCTGTAAGATGGGGTCTCCATGGCGCGTGGCACTATGGAAGCAGTCAACACGGTGAGTGAGTAAGAGAAGCCCTACTGGCCAGGCAGGCGGGCGGTCTGGGTGCTCAGAGGGACGATATGGGTTTATTTGAGCCACAACGGTGTGAATGATGCTCTGGTACACATCATAGATAATTTCACCAGTACAACCCAAGGACTACGGATTTCTACTTGAGCACTATTTGTAAATTTGCTGACCAGATGAAAAAAATACTTATCTTCTGAGAAAGCAGAATTCACAAACGGCTGTTTTACAGCCCCTCATTCCTCACTTCCCCTCCACTGTCGCTACAGTTTGTTTTAAAACTAAACTTCGTTAACTCCTCGAGGGAGACGCCGTGGGCCTGGCTTCCCTCTCTGAGACTCCCTGGCAGATGCCTGGAGTGTGAGTACTACTCGGAGACAATGACAAGAGGTCCTGTGTTGTATGCAAGGGCCTCTACACGAGGCCGGCAGCACGCCTCCGTTCCTCCCCGGGGTGGGACTCTCCAGCCCCCCTCCCTCATTCCTGTCCAGGGGTTCTCATGACAACAGAGTCGAGGGGATTAATCACCCTTCCGTTTCACCGCGTTTCCCTTCAAACAATGTGTTGTGTAGTCTGGAAAACAATCCAGCCCCAGAGACGTTTCTTAATGGAAGTGACTCGTGTTGTAATTTAGTCCTACTACACGTACGTCCATGCAGTGACCCTCTTCGGGAGGAAGTGGGTAATGTTACACGGTGGGGATGTTTGGAGTGGATATGACCTGCATTTGAAGGAAGTTgttctacacacagctatatgaCCTAGGCGTGACCTACCTtcaacagacaaaaaaaaaaggtgGGAGCGGCTAATGATGTGAAAAGGGGTTTGATTGGAAGATGTTAGAAAGTGTACTGCAAGCGTAGTATACTGCAGGTTTGGGTGATTTTGCCATGCAGTGTGGAAATCAACGAGAAGACGTACCTGTTCCAGTAGCTCCAGAACTGCTCGTTCAGGTAGGTGCGATGGCTGTGGTCGTCCCCAAACGAGGCCTTGCTCTCAATCCAGTGGACAATATGGCCTTCCACAGCTGAAACAAGAAAACACAAAAAGGTGATAGATCTGTGCATTTACTCTGGTCTAACCCTGCCTTTACATTCAGGCCTAAGATGTTTTCCAAATGAGAACAGTCCTTTAGAATGTCTATCCACccactataaaaaaaaaaacacaagtgGATTGTTTAAACTATAATCATATTATAGTCAGCTCTAATCAGCCAGTATAATCAAGCAAGCAATAGAACTAACATTTGGATGAGGACATGTGACATTTTCTTGCTAAATAGACCTTGAAGCTTTTCAGTGACATCAACTAGAATGGAAGGGgaatgtgtattgttattacaaaGGCTTGACACTTGTAATCATATCCAAAAGAGCTGTAAAGGCTAGCTATTTTAGCTAACTGACCATAGCAGTTACAAGTGAAAATGAAATAACACCGCTGACATTTATCGTGTAAATAAATACGTACCGATTGGCACCTCCAGAATAATGTCAGGCGTCTTGTCATAACCTTTGGTTCGCAGTTGGTTTTCATCTGCAGAAATCACAGTAATTTTAGCATTTTGACATTTCCCCATATTATAGTCCTTGAAAGACCTAAAGAAAAGCTGACACTTATTTGGTGACAGCATGTAGTGATACAGTGCAACATTCATAATGTTGTATCCACTCAAAAGCATTGGCTTGGTTTCTATCTTCTCTAGATTGACCTTTCAGAAATCCAGTAGGTCTTTCACACCAACCAGCATAGTTTATCCAAGATGCCTTTCTTTACCACCGCAGCACACTGATAACAAAAGCTCAGTGTTGGAAAAGCACCAAGACACAGCCGAGGACAGCAGAAAACAGTGAAACCATTAGCTACATCTGACACTTGTACTGCCACTGCACAAAATGTATAAAGCCTGGTAGTTACTCCACTCTCCACAGCTCtactagcagcagcagtagatggGATGGTGGAGGTATAAAGCCTGGTAGTTACTCCACTCTCCACAGCTccactagcagcagcagtagatggGATGGCGGAGGTATAAAGCCTGGTAGTTACTCCACTCTCCACAGCTctactagcagcagcagcagtagatggGATGGTGGAGGTATAAAGCCTGGTAGTTACTCCACTCTCCACAGCTccactagcagcagcagcagtagatggGATGGCGGAGGTATAAAGCCTGGTAGTTACTCCACTCTCCACAGCTccactagcagcagcagtagatggGATGGTGGAGGTATAAAGCCTGGTAGTTACTCCACTCTCCACAGCTccactagcagcagcagtagatggGATGGTGGAGGTATAAAGCCTGGTAGTTACTCCACTCTCCACAGCTccactagcagcagcagtagatggGATGGTGGAGGTATAAAGCCTGGTAGTTACTCCACTCTCCACAGCTccactagcagcagcagtagatggGATGGCGGAGGTATAAAGCCTGGTAGTTACTCCACTCTCCACAGCTccactagcagcagcagtagatggGATGGTGGAGGTATAAAGCCTGGTAGTTACTCCACTCTCCACAGCTCtactagcagcagcagtagatggGATGGCGGAGGTATAAAGCCTGGTAGTTACTCCACTCTCCACAGCTccactagcagcagcagtagatggGATGGCGGAGGTATAAAGCCTGGTAGTTACTCCACTCTCCACAGCTccactagcagcagcagcagtagatggGATGGTGGAGGTATAAAGCCTGGTAGTTACTCCACTCTCCACAGCTccactagcagcagcagtagatggGATGGTGGAGGTATAAAGCCTGGTAGTTACTCCACTCTCCACAGCTccactagcagcagcagtagatggGATGGTGGAGGTATAAAGTCTGGTAGTTACTCCACTCTCCACAGCTccactagcagcagcagtagatggGATGGTGGAGGTATAAAGCCTGGTAGTTACTCCACTCTCCACAGCTccactagcagcagcagtagatggGATGGTGGAGGTATAAAGCCTGGTAGTTACTCCACTCTCCACATCTccactagcagcagcagtagatggGATGGTGGAGGTATAAAGCCTGGTAGTTACTCCACTCTCCACAGCTccactagcagcagcagtagatggGATGGTGGAGGTATAAAGCCTGGTAGTTACTCCACTCTCCACAGCTccactagcagcagcagtagatggGATGGTGGAGGTATAAAGCCTGGTAGTTACTCCACTCTCCACAGCTccactagcagcagcagtagatggGATGGTGGAGGTATAAAGCCTGGTAGTTACTCCACTCTCCACAGCTccactagcagcagcagtagatggGATGGTGGAGGTATAAAGCCTGGTAGTTACTCCACTCTCCACAGCTccactagcagcagcagtagatggGATGGTGGAGGTATAAAGCCTGGTAGTTACTCCACTCTCCACAGCTccactagcagcagcagtagatggGATGGTGGAGGTATAAAGCCTGGTAGTTACTCCACTCTCCACAGCTccactagcagcagcagtagatgggatggttgagaGTCATAAAGCATaaagaaagggacagagactTGGCATTACAGCCGCTGTGAGCCTGACCCCTTCCTGCACGGGCCGCAGCCATTGTCCTTGACTCCTGGCGCGCTTCGCCCATTATCCGCCCAACACCTGATTTAAAACTCAGTCTGACCAGGTCATTCAATTCCGGGGGCCTGCCTCTTCGTCACCAGCCAAGCTCGACTAATGGGCCAGAAAGGGGGACAGAGCGGAGAGTGGTCTCGAGGTAAAGGGTTGAgagaggagaggcgaaggtctgTGGCAGGCAGCCTACAGCCAGAGGCCcatagtggtggtggaggggcgGTGTGGTCTCTCTCCTAACACCTACAGGGCTGTTGACATTGTCATGCAGCGCCAATCCCCTTTTTACATCACCTTTGATTAAAATGAATGGCCCGTCCCGACTGCAGGGGAGCTTATTTCCAATCCATTTATCAGGCTAGGTGTCGTGAGGCAGGGCTGCCTCTGTGGCCCCTAACGCCATGCTGAGGCCCCTAAACTCGTGACAGTTTTAGAACAGTCATCCACGCAGGCCTGGAGGAAGGTCAACACTCCAGGCCCAAATAAATGATATCGTCTTAATGACAGAGGGaattacttttttccccttcatcACTCATCTGACCGAGGGGAGTGGATGGGGGAAATTTCCCTCGAACAATTTCACACCTGGACACTCACTACCTTAACCTAGACTCTCTGGACAAGACAATAGTGGATGGGAGGGAAGGCCACAATGAAGTAGAAAACACATTTGAAAAGCCTCTAGCGTTGCTTGAGGGGAAATTACCAATTGTTATGGTCAACAGTGTGATTATGGCTAAAAACAGACTAATGCATGATGGCTAATACAACATTAAAACCAGGGCATTTGTTTGGATACTTGCATTTCATGAGTATTTCGTCCGGACTCAGAAACATGTTACTCAACATGAATTCAGCTATGTGGGTTGTGTTGTATAAGCAAAACCCTTTCCTAGAACAATCTATTCATGAGACTACAATACTGAAGATGAACACTTAAACAGCATTAATATTAAAGGAACAGATACTACTTCATGTCTCTCCACCCCattcaggaggaggaggaaaatacATCTGGGCAGAAACGGATcattttgtaaaatgttctaAATGAAACCATTTGAGTGAGGAAACCTGAGTATCAAACATTAGGTCAGTATCTTTGAAGCTCTTATTTCATCAAATATTCATACTGGGCTAGCGCATGAATTAAACATACAGGGTATTAGATAACACAGCTCCTGGTTGTTAGTAAATCAATGGGAGATAACACCCACTCTACATCACTCGTGTCCACGTTTCCTTTTTTAACTCTCCTCCTGTGAAAAAAACAGAACGCATGGCCAGATTACTTTAGCTAACTGttgtggtgtgtgagagagagctgtaGTCTTACCTAAGAAGGACAGGTTTCTCTCCTTCAGTTTGTCACGTAGGAGCACCTCGGCCTCCTGGCCAATAGCACTAGGGGTGAATGGTTAAGGACATATACCCACCAGCACTCACTTTTACTCACTTTTCAAAGGATAAACATGGATGTCGCTCGAGAGTCTAGATCAAATCTAGCACATACTGGTTGTGACTCAAAGCCTGAAAACACATTGTAATGGCACAGCATTTACCACTCATTAATGATAAGTCCAACTGCATTCGAGAGAGAATAACAGTTTCCCTACAAATCCATCAAATTCCACTGcaaaaaaaaatacttatttttttcccccctggctGGTGGGTTGCTATGGAAACGGCAATCCTCCCTTAAAATGGTTGCTGTGGCAACAACGTGAGAGTGTGCGTGAATTAAGAGTATGTAAGGGTGTGCGTATGTGTTACTACAGGGACTGAAGTTACCCATCAACCTGACATCGGATGAGACAGCTACTAAGCTCTCATGCTAAGCTATGTGCTGTATATGCGTATCGTATGCCCCTACCCAACATAATCTGAGCAGGGGTTTTATGGCCATCCATCAAAATTAAACAACAAATCTGCAGATTACAAAAACTCACTTTTCTGAGGAAACAAAATGTTGAGCAAGTGCCAATTTGGCAAAACGCATACAGCCTCTGGACCGTACTGCTCATAAAAATGAATaatcaaaaacaaacaataaatgTGCCTTTAGAATAAATGCCATTGTGAATTAAGGGAAACTGTGGAAAGCATTCTGCATTCATGAAGGGGCAGATATATGCATAATTAGCTTTTTTGGCAAAATGCTAAAACTCCTTCAGGCATTAAaccgccccacacacacacacacacacacacatcactcagACACTGGCGATTAATACATGCATGCCCTGAGTGACACACGCAGCAGAGCCAATCTTCTGATGTCCACATGGAGCCGTTCCAAAAGCACATAGGAGTGGGGCGGTTATCATGAACTGGCCGTGGCGGAGTGAGTGAATGTGAGTTGAcgctggagggaggagggtgaaagGAAGGTGAAGAGGGGGGGGATGAGGACGGAGGGCAGGATGGGACAGGGTTGACCGCCCCTGAACAGAGAACAAGCCCCCACCACACCGCACCCCGATCCTTGCCCCACGCAAACATAGCACTCCCCAGCTGCTTGCCCCTAAATATTCAAATAGACCCCCCCCCAATTGCGCCCTCTTGCTGCCCCAACCCACGCCTTCCTatctgggagagagggaaagagagaggaggtagtggtggtggtgactgcCCATCTCCCACTCTCTGATCACTGGGCCTGCACTGCTGCActgatagggagggagagacaatgatcaagtgagaaaaagagagagaatgaacaaGAGTGTGATAGAataagacaaagagagaaagagaggggtagtAGCTAGGAGGGCTATATTTCATGTGGCAGTGACACGCCAAGAACTCTCCATGGTGCTGATAACTCGGACTGCTCTCTTTACTGAGCAGGCAGGTGAACAGGCAAACAGGGAAAGGTCAATGTAGCATAATGGCAGTAGAAGACACCTTTCTAATGGTAGAAAGTAATATTTGCCAAAACAACATTCAATGTACTCTATTGCTGATAACTCAAACAATTATTTTCAGGGGCCCAGAACAACTTCAACTTTGCTTAATTTCTCGACTTACAGTATCCCCCTTCCTGGTCCATTTGTTCTATTGGACTTGTCACATTTCAAGAGCCACTTAACCCACAGGAAGTAAATAGAAAATGGCTGTGAATACGCATGCCTACCCCCTTCCTGTGGCATAGAACATTGGGCCTGATTCACTCTGTGAACAAGAGAAATGCATTTACATcagccgcctcctcctcctctcctccacccctcctctcctccacccctgcaACGGGGACGGTGGGAAGTCAGGATGAAACACTTCCCCTCTGAAGCAGAACTTTTATGTCAGGTAAAGCCAGACACATCTCATCCCCTTCAATAGCTCCTCGTCAATTTCAGGCTTAACATTTATGGGTAAGGATACTGTTTGATGCAGTCTACCAGTGGTCCATAACAGCAGTCATTTATTGTGCACTGaaaagagggggaaaaaatattacAGCACCCAGGCAGGGGGAAGGAAGAAAGAAGCCCACACACCCGTTAAAAAGGGTTGGGAATCATGCTTAATATTTCTGAATTTTAACTCACACACGCAAGACTTGCTACAGGACATTAAAAATGAGATAGATACAGTACGGATTCATTTAGAACTAATAACACACATTCACTATTTCAGTGATAATTCAATTATGTTGTGTGGAATTATAATGTTATTTGCTACAGTATAAACGTTTAACTCAAATACCTGGTAGACGTGATTGGCTAAAGCCTGGTCTGGAATCAAAGACGGCTCCCGTAGCATGTTGTTGAGGACTTGCTTGGAGGCTGCgagtaggacagagagaaagcCAGCAGACAAACTATCGTTAGTCATCCCAGTCCCAACAACGCCCCAATCCAAATACCACAAACCTTTTAGAAATGTAACAGTGACTGAGGAGATACAAAGGTGGAGGATCAACAGAGTAGATAAACACCAAGGTCAGGTTTACCATAATTTACCCTGCTGCTGCCAGTGTTACTGCAGTATTTCTAGCCTAGTCCATCGACCTGCCTGGCTGCTTGGAGCCTACTGAGATTTTCCATAGATAAAAGTTTCACTCGAGAGCACAGGAGCCCCATGTAGTTTATCTACGTTATGAATGATGACTATTTTGCCTCTCTCATCCCCATTCAAGCTCTACTAACATTATAAATCAGTGAGCTGCAAGCCGTCGGATTGATTCCCTATTACTGCAACAGCAAAAATTccttaaatcattttttaaaagaTTGGGATTAAATGGGTTGTATCATTGTGTGACGAAATGGTTGAGGCGCGCCATTCTAATGATATATACACACGATCGTGACAGACTCACTGCATTACTGAGAATCTTGGGAATGTTTCTATTCATATTTCAGACGTGAATGGATCCTGTCCAAAAACACAGCTAGCTAGGGAATCTCTACCGGAGATGtgtaggtagataggtagatagggCTGAAGACAGGAAGTCTAATTTGAAGGGTTTATAAaaaaaggggaggaagaggagtgaaCAGTGTCCAGTGAAATAAAATCGACTTAAAAGGACTGTGGTTTTATAAGACCCGACTTCCTATATAAGCCTCTATTAAACCAGAACCTTCATTATGACGAGATCTTTGCTAGAACACATAAAACGCTCAgaacctccctcctccactctctcttttccttccttCATAGATGCTAGTCTTCTTGTGTACTATCACACCCCCGGCAGAGGAAGAACAAATATGATCCCTCGTCTGCTCTTCCCAGTGCTGAGAGAGAAACGAGTGGAGGGAGAACAAAGCCCAGTCagcactcccctctctctttccctcccgctctctctctctcagggctgtGCTTTATGTCTCTGCTCATTTTTCTCAGAGATTGGTACCTTCACACGCAGATCCATACCATGCTTCCGCGCAGACAGCGCCGGCAATGAAGAAAGAGGGTTATATTTTCCCCTCGAGTTAGGACACCTCATGACAAATGATAATGGATAATCAATACAGTGGGAAATATGAGGCAGCAAACTTGATGAAGCCGAGAGACATATTACTCGCCAGCAACACTCGTTTCTCTTAACAAAGTCACTACTCGACTGTGCCTAATAATCTGAAGGAAAATCAAAGCACCCACAACCACATCAGCAAAATTGGCAACTTATTCCACTTTAATGGCATTTtgattgatccccccccccccctcccttcccctcctaatGGTAGTTTTATAGATTTGACGCTGCTTCTGCGAAACAGTCATGTGTAATAAACGTTCCCGAAGGCAAACGGCCACCACTAAAGCTCTTCTTACTAGCACTCATAATAGGAGGTTGACCATCACCACACTCTAGTCTCTCACATTCAGTAATACGACACTAACACGTATACAGTTTAGCAATACACTAACATGCTCCCTTTCCCTCACATCTTGTTATTCATTTGCTATTTTTTCGAGTAGCCGTGATAAGTGTTTGTTTCTTCTCGtggtcttttttgttgttgttgagagatAGGGTTATAAATAGCCATAAAGAGGGCGACCTTGGAGCTGACATTGTGGAGTTTCAAGCCAAGCAATGACCTGATGAAAATGGAAGACCAGGCCGCTAATAAATCAGGCTGCCTTTAAAATGACTTTACCCTAATGCTCATTCATCACAGGCCGGCCTTAATGCCATTTGCAGGCCGGGAATCGCCCGCCATGCGCCGTGCGCAAACACGGCAGTAAATAACAACAGGGCCCAGCCCAGCATCCCCGTCTCCCTCGCATCGCTGCAGCCTCCGTCGAATATCAGCATACATTTATTCAAAGACACCCCCGCCTCGCACAGCACTGCACACCACGGCGCCGTGAGctgcaccaccacacacacacagaaagagacacatacacaaagagagagacgcacagacacgcacacataaatacatacactagatcatcacaaacacacaaaatGTTCCAGCCACACATGCAGAGAACAAAGCCTGCAGCATGACTTTACACCTTGTAAATATACACCGAATGTATTGTAATTGTCCCATGTTGGCATCAATTCTGACTGAGGTATCATATCATCAACATCTAAGGCgcaggagtggggaggagaacaTTAGAAAGAAACACTTCACCTCCCATTGGGATTTGCTAAAGAAAACAGCTAGCGTAAAAGAAACACACCACAACATCCCGTTTAGTCGAGCTTCCAACGCACAAAACAAAAAGCTCAATGCTACAAGGTAGGTAGCTCGGTACTGTAACCACAAGAACGTAACTAGTAACCCTGCTTGATTTCTCTTTCCTTACTCATTTCATTTGTATCATCTCCCCCCCTTGTTCCAGTAGGGTGAAAAAGTCATTATGCGAAagaaaaagaaggaaaaaaagcTCATTAGAAGACAACATTTGTTGAGGGAGGACCGTTATAAACAATAATGGATGGCGGTCGTTATTGCCCTCGACACTGATGAGCTCCTCGGCAAGTTTGTTTATTAATTAAAAAACAGAGTCCTTTTTTTTGTGTCCTCATAGGGGACCAAGCCCTGCATATCCCCCCCACCCGAACCCAACCACCCCCTCATCGTTCCCATGCACAAGCCATTGAGCTGCGGAAGGACACTCGTTCATCAAACGTCACGGAGCAGGAAAGAGACGGCTCCTGATAATGTGCGCTGTTAAAGCTGATTTTCCATGATGAATCTCGGAGCATATAAATTGGCTAATATCTGAAAACATTTACAGATACTGGAGGAATTGACTACTTGTGGGACATGATAGATGAGCCCCAAACACTGGCAGACAGCTCGGCAAATCTCCACGGCTACCTAAAGCCCTCATTTGATTTTCCAATTTACTCCTTTTAAAATGTATCCTCCCGCTTTTATAAAAAGAagacgagagaaggagagagagagaaaaagtgtgtTGTTCCTCCTGCTATGTGTATTATGGTGCTGGGTGGTATCGACAGCGCAGGAGGAGCAGAGCACCAGAAGGGGTTGCTGGGGCAGAACTGATCTACTTCCACCTGATTTTCCCTGATAGCACTGAAATGAAAGTGTGCGTATGGTTGGGCTGGGGTGGCTCCACCATACAGAGCTCTTCCTGGGTCAGGCCATAAGTCTGCAGCAGGGGCTGACTTCAGTTCCTCTGATGAAAAGGAGTAATTAGCATACTTGTCAAGTGAGGTGCCACACGCCTGCTTACCTTGCCCACAACCCCCTCCTCCGACTCTTTTTCTTGCTTCCTCCCTCCTTGCTAATGAAGTGCCCTGGCTCTCATTATTCAAAACAAAACGGATGTATGAATGTGCGAGTCTTGCTCCAGCACCAATCTTGGTCATATCTTGTGcaaacaagagggagagagaagcccTTAGTGACAAATAGGGGAGAAACCATAAAAGTCATAAACAGTGGGTCTAAAGCTACATCCATTTTCTGATCAACAAATTAAATCAATGAAACATGAAATATGTTGAAAACCATGGACATTTTCCAGAAATGTTAACATCTAATGTAGGCGACATAACCTTGCCTACATGGTTCTCTGGTACATGGTTCTCTGGTGAGCGAACATGACAATAAATCTTGCAGCGGTCCAATTGCATAGTTAGAAAACATGGAGCAGGAATTTAATCTGCTGGAAGGCCTTGGGAAAAAGGAAAAGGTCAAATAGCTAGCAAAATTGCCTCCTCAAAAAAGTGTATCTAAATCTAGAGGCACTTCAACTCACGTCAGtggggagaatggagagagggatggagggagagaagggatgaCAAGATGGGGGTGGTGAGatccctcagtctccctctctaatCTCCTAGTTAGTGACTGCTATgagtatcatcatcatcatcattatacatTGGCAAGCCTCAATACATTTAAGTCATGAGGTCAACtaagaggcggcaggtagcctagtggttagagcgttgggacggtaccaaaaaggttgctggttcgaatccccgagctgacaaggtaaaaatccc encodes:
- the cdin1 gene encoding CDAN1-interacting nuclease 1 isoform X1; its protein translation is MKLSRAEYKEIVKCTEHLRPTRQCMTILRQRFPNHSQSTLLSIFSLEYQKRTKRTMSRHQAPDSIESYYQRYLSEAKARPSFPVLLELANEVDLSPALMARIIVDRFLQDQEGSVYMTKIGAGARLAHSYIRFVLNNESQGTSLARREEARKRVGGGGCGQASKQVLNNMLREPSLIPDQALANHVYQCTINDCCYGPLVDCIKHAIGQEAEVLLRDKLKERNLSFLDENQLRTKGYDKTPDIILEVPIAVEGHIVHWIESKASFGDDHSHRTYLNEQFWSYWNRFGPGLVIYWHGFIGELDSQRDRGILLKDCFPSDIVTLCHGTSPATTDSLTG